A stretch of Electrophorus electricus isolate fEleEle1 chromosome 3, fEleEle1.pri, whole genome shotgun sequence DNA encodes these proteins:
- the nkx2.2b gene encoding NK2 homeobox 2b yields MSHSTKTGFSVRDILNLQEVNNDFGTGDPEDDTEEDTNEDSQCSTKTIKQSSPRNSHWLGNSGGYHYPFFPDSRSDVKTPELSTDESPDRDREPLDDSEEVGKRKKRRVLFSKAQTYELERRFRQQRYLSATEREHLANVLCLTPTQVKIWFQNHRYKMKRARSEKGVDLGYVTSPRRVAIPVLVKDGRPFHAIKPQELAAPLHAGLQFSLGVQHLHQVHFSSHISSSPMTPVPCSSLAQIQRWSW; encoded by the exons atgtcacaTAGCACAAAAACTGGATTCTCCGTGCGCGATATTTTAAACCTCCAGGAAGTAAATAATGATTTTGGAACGGGGGACCCTGAAGACGACACTGAAGAAGATACGAATGAAGACTCACAGTGTTCAACAAAAACTATAAAACAGTCCTCGCCAAGAAATTCACATTGGCTGGGGAATTCAGGTGGCTATCATTATCCGT TTTTTCCCGATTCCCGAAGTGATGTCAAGACACCGGAGCTGTCCACTGATGAGTCGCCCGACCGTGACAGGGAGCCGCTGGACGACTCCGAGGAGgtggggaagagaaagaaaaggagagtcCTGTTTTCCAAAGCGCAGACCTACGAACTTGAACGTCGTTTCAGGCAGCAGAGATACTTGTCCGCTACCGAAAGGGAGCACCTGGCAAATGTGTTATGTTTGACACCAACTCAGGTGAAGATATGGTTTCAGAACCATCGGTATAAAATGAAGAGAGCGCGTTCCGAGAAAGGCGTGGACCTTGGCTACGTTACCTCTCCGCGAAGGGTAGCTATCCCTGTTTTGGTGAAGGACGGTAGGCCATTCCATGCTATAAAACCCCAGGAACTCGCTGCCCCCCTGCACGCAGGATTACAATTTTCCCTTGGCGTCCAGCATCTCCATCAAGTGCATTTCAGCAGTCATATCAGTTCCAGCCCTATGACACCAGTACCCTGCTCTAGCTTAGCGCAGATACAGCGGTGGTCTTGGTGA